GCGTGAACGGGTCGGTCCACTTGGGCAGGTACTGGAAGAACGTCGGCGCCAGCGTCGGGATCATGCCGAAGCCGATCGAGATGGCAACGATGAACAGGTTGTGGCGGTTGCGGTTGAAATCGCACGAGCCCAGGATGCGGATGCCGGTCGCGGCCACCATGCCGAACATCACGATGCCGGCGCCGCCCAGCACGAACTGCGGCACCGAGGCCACCACGTGCGCCATCTTGGGAAACAGGCCGAAGGCGATCAGGATGATGCCGCCGGCCGCCGCCACATAGCGCGAACGCACGCCGGTCACCGTGACCAGGCCCACGTTCTGCGAGAACGAGGTGTAAGGGAAGGTGTTGAAGATGCCGCCGATCACGGTGCCCAGGCCGTCGGCACGCAGGCCGCGGGTCAGGTCCTCGTTGCTCAGCTTCTTGCCGGTGATGTCCGACAGCGCCAGGAACATGCCGGTCGACTCCACCAGCGTGATCAGCATGACGATGCACATCGACAGGATCGCGGTCAGCTGGAAGGTCGGCATGCCGAAATGCAGCGGCGTGATGACGGCGACGAAGCTGGCCTCATCGAGGCCGTCGAACGACACCTTGCCCAGGCCCATCGCCACCAGCGTGCCGATGATGATGCCGAGCAGCACCGCGCAGTTGGCGACCAGGCCGCGGCCATATTTGGTCAGCAGCAGGATGATGACCAGCGTCAGGCCGGCGATGCCGAGGTTGGCCAGGTCGCCATAGGCCAGGTTAGGCACTTCCTTGACGACGCCGTCGATGACGGCGCGCGTGGTGGGCTGGCCACCGGCCGACCAGTTGATGGCCACGCGCATCAGCGACACGCCGATCAGCGTGATCACGGTGCCGGTCACCACCGGCGGGAACAGTCCCAGCATGCGCCCCATCATCGGCGAGATCAGGATGCCGAAGATCCCTGACGCGATCACCGCGCCGTAGATGCCAAGCAGGCCGACGTTGGGGTCGGTGCCGATGGCGATC
The window above is part of the Cupriavidus taiwanensis LMG 19424 genome. Proteins encoded here:
- a CDS encoding nucleobase:cation symporter-2 family protein, whose amino-acid sequence is MNSASTTVPTDLTNERLPSGRLLALGLQHVLVMYAGTVAVPLIVGGALKLPKDQLAFLINADLFAAGLATLIQAIGFWKFGIRLPVMMGVTFASVAPMIAIGTDPNVGLLGIYGAVIASGIFGILISPMMGRMLGLFPPVVTGTVITLIGVSLMRVAINWSAGGQPTTRAVIDGVVKEVPNLAYGDLANLGIAGLTLVIILLLTKYGRGLVANCAVLLGIIIGTLVAMGLGKVSFDGLDEASFVAVITPLHFGMPTFQLTAILSMCIVMLITLVESTGMFLALSDITGKKLSNEDLTRGLRADGLGTVIGGIFNTFPYTSFSQNVGLVTVTGVRSRYVAAAGGIILIAFGLFPKMAHVVASVPQFVLGGAGIVMFGMVAATGIRILGSCDFNRNRHNLFIVAISIGFGMIPTLAPTFFQYLPKWTDPFTHSGIVLGTIVAVTLNLFYNGIQSREEAMRNAAANSHGTE